The following are encoded together in the Micromonospora lupini genome:
- the glpK gene encoding glycerol kinase GlpK, with protein MTPQYVAAIDQGTTSSRCIVFDSAGDIVAAAKREHRQIFPRPGWVEHDAEEIWDNVQQVVAEALRAADTDAAGLAAVGITNQRETTLVWDRATGRPVANAVVWQDTRTGPLLRELASAYGEERLRARTGLPLATYFAGPKVRWLLDEVDGLRERAERGEVLFGTIDSWLIWKLTGEHVTDVTNASRTMLMDLTTLDWDPELLDALGVPAAMLPEIRCSAEVYGTASGVLAGVPVASALGDQQAALFGQTCFQPGEAKCTYGTGSFLLLNTGASPVPSTHGLLTTVAYQIKGQPPAYALEGAIAVTGSLVQWLRDNLGLISTAAQVEELARTVDDNGGCYVVPAFSGLFAPHWRSDARGVIAGLTGYITKGHLARAVLEASAWQTREVVDAMNADSDVALRRLRVDGGMTANGLLMQFLADVLDVPVVRSRITETTCLGAAYAAGLAVGFWPDLATLRAQWRSDAQWEPAMAPELREKELRQWRKAVQRTLDWVE; from the coding sequence GTGACCCCCCAGTACGTCGCCGCCATCGACCAGGGCACCACCTCCTCGCGGTGCATCGTCTTCGACTCCGCCGGGGACATCGTCGCCGCGGCCAAGCGCGAGCACCGGCAGATCTTCCCCCGGCCCGGCTGGGTGGAGCACGACGCCGAGGAGATCTGGGACAACGTCCAGCAGGTGGTCGCCGAGGCGCTGCGGGCCGCCGACACCGATGCCGCCGGGCTGGCCGCCGTCGGCATCACCAACCAGCGGGAGACCACTCTCGTCTGGGACCGGGCCACCGGCCGGCCGGTGGCCAACGCCGTGGTCTGGCAGGACACCCGCACCGGGCCGCTGCTGCGCGAGCTGGCCTCGGCGTACGGCGAGGAGCGCCTCCGTGCCCGTACGGGCCTGCCGCTGGCCACCTACTTCGCCGGGCCGAAGGTGCGCTGGCTGCTCGACGAGGTCGACGGCCTGCGCGAGCGCGCCGAGCGCGGCGAGGTGCTCTTCGGCACGATTGACAGTTGGCTGATCTGGAAGCTGACCGGCGAGCACGTCACCGACGTGACGAACGCCAGCCGGACCATGCTGATGGACCTCACCACCCTCGACTGGGATCCGGAACTGCTTGACGCGCTGGGCGTGCCGGCGGCGATGCTGCCGGAGATCCGCTGCTCCGCCGAGGTGTACGGCACCGCCAGCGGCGTGCTCGCCGGGGTGCCGGTGGCCAGCGCGCTCGGCGACCAGCAGGCCGCCCTGTTCGGGCAGACGTGTTTCCAGCCGGGCGAGGCGAAGTGCACCTACGGCACCGGCAGCTTCCTGCTGCTCAACACCGGCGCCAGCCCGGTGCCCTCCACGCACGGCCTGCTCACCACCGTCGCGTACCAGATCAAGGGCCAACCTCCGGCGTACGCCCTGGAGGGCGCCATCGCCGTCACCGGCTCGCTGGTGCAGTGGCTGCGCGACAACCTCGGCCTGATCTCCACGGCCGCCCAGGTGGAGGAGTTGGCCCGCACGGTGGACGACAACGGCGGCTGTTACGTGGTGCCGGCGTTCTCCGGGCTCTTCGCCCCGCACTGGCGCAGCGACGCGCGGGGCGTGATCGCCGGGCTGACCGGTTACATCACCAAGGGGCACCTGGCCCGGGCGGTGCTTGAGGCGTCGGCGTGGCAGACCCGCGAGGTGGTCGACGCGATGAACGCCGACTCCGACGTGGCGCTGCGCCGACTCCGGGTGGACGGCGGGATGACCGCCAACGGCCTGCTCATGCAGTTCCTCGCCGATGTGCTCGACGTTCCGGTGGTCCGCTCCCGGATCACCGAGACCACCTGCCTCGGCGCCGCGTACGCCGCCGGTCTGGCGGTGGGCTTCTGGCCGGACCTGGCCACCCTGCGCGCCCAGTGGCGCTCGGACGCGCAGTGGGAGCCGGCCATGGCGCCGGAGCTGCGCGAGAAGGAGCTGCGCCAGTGGCGCAAGGCCGTGCAGCGCACCCTGGACTGGGTGGAGTGA
- a CDS encoding DUF3592 domain-containing protein, whose product MPYLVLTIMASLGVAGMAYAVFRLWRDLGLLRRGVRVPGEVVELRPVTLGHGPRTYYPVVRYQPVDGSVVTATPGRWRQTPLSTAPGPVTVVHEPTRPTRILVEAPGQAGTSSVVVPFVSLLAVSVAVLVVGIVVFLSLS is encoded by the coding sequence ATGCCGTACCTGGTTCTGACGATCATGGCGAGCCTTGGTGTGGCCGGCATGGCGTACGCGGTCTTCCGCCTCTGGCGGGACCTCGGCCTGCTGCGCCGGGGCGTCCGGGTGCCGGGCGAGGTGGTGGAGCTGCGACCGGTCACCCTCGGCCACGGCCCGCGCACCTACTACCCGGTCGTGCGGTACCAGCCCGTCGACGGTTCCGTGGTGACCGCGACGCCGGGGCGTTGGCGGCAGACCCCGCTGTCGACGGCGCCCGGGCCGGTCACCGTGGTGCACGAACCCACCCGCCCGACCCGGATCCTGGTCGAGGCGCCGGGCCAGGCGGGCACGTCCTCGGTGGTCGTGCCCTTCGTCTCGCTGCTCGCCGTCAGCGTGGCCGTGCTGGTCGTCGGCATCGTGGTCTTCCTGAGCCTGAGCTGA
- a CDS encoding phosphoribosylaminoimidazolesuccinocarboxamide synthase — MELLHSGKVRDIYADGDDLILVASDRISIYDVALPTPIPDKGRLLTALSLWWFEQLADLVPNHVISATDVPAEFAGRAIRCQRLDIIPVECVARGYLTGGGLREYERTGAVSGVPLPRGLGEASILPEPIFTPSTKAPMGEHDEPITYDDVVDKVGEETAGRLRQITIDVYRRGAELAADRGILIADTKIELGWAPDGTLVLADELLTSDSSRFWPADSYQPGRVQFSYDKQYVRDWATGSGWNKQVPAPDVPAEVVEATRARYVEVYEKLTGNRWS; from the coding sequence GTGGAACTTCTGCACTCGGGCAAGGTTCGGGACATCTACGCCGACGGCGACGACCTGATCCTGGTCGCCTCGGACCGCATCTCGATCTACGACGTGGCGCTGCCGACGCCGATCCCGGACAAGGGTCGCTTGCTCACCGCACTCTCTCTGTGGTGGTTCGAGCAGCTCGCCGACCTGGTGCCGAACCACGTCATCTCGGCCACCGACGTGCCCGCCGAGTTCGCCGGGCGGGCGATCCGCTGTCAGCGGCTGGACATCATCCCGGTCGAGTGCGTGGCCCGGGGTTACCTCACGGGCGGCGGCCTGCGGGAGTACGAGCGGACCGGCGCCGTCTCCGGCGTTCCGTTGCCCCGCGGGCTGGGCGAGGCGTCGATCTTGCCCGAGCCGATCTTCACGCCGTCGACCAAGGCGCCGATGGGCGAGCACGACGAACCCATCACGTACGACGACGTGGTGGACAAGGTCGGCGAGGAGACCGCCGGGCGGCTGCGGCAGATCACCATCGACGTCTACCGGCGTGGCGCGGAGCTGGCCGCCGACCGGGGCATCCTGATCGCCGATACCAAGATCGAGTTGGGGTGGGCGCCGGACGGCACCCTGGTCCTCGCCGACGAGCTGCTCACCTCCGACTCGTCGCGGTTCTGGCCGGCCGACTCGTACCAGCCGGGCCGGGTGCAGTTCTCCTACGACAAGCAGTACGTGCGGGACTGGGCCACGGGCAGCGGTTGGAACAAGCAAGTCCCGGCCCCGGACGTGCCCGCCGAGGTCGTCGAGGCGACCCGCGCCCGCTACGTCGAGGTCTACGAGAAGCTCACCGGCAACCGCTGGTCGTAG
- a CDS encoding ABC transporter substrate-binding protein gives MPVVRPPIARLGADPGRRRVLTALLGAPLLATGGLAGCSDGADTSTQDGPVELSVFWWGGTKRAELTEKALRLYSERNPRISFRVTWQGADGYYERLATQAAAGNIPDLIQLDDAMLTEYAERQIALDLTDQIADHRLDLRGLPEGLIRYGTVDGRTMAVAAGQTLAAVVFNRDLLRELRVPEPRAGMSWVDYIAWAQQVTEASDGQVAGTMDASGDYRALWLWLRSQGSDFYRGRQLGFGAEELIAWFELWQRARTGRATPGAALVEQADSGEPARQLVVTGLTAASFAWSHQLPELQRLTDSELGVVGFPGPPGAQWARASMYWAGFRGTRHPDTVADVINFLTTNGEAGTILGHERGLNASLAVRRYTEGSITDPAQQRAAAFGASIAGQLGPAPAPPPKGHAKVRSLLVTAAESLRARRTGTRAATARFLAQANAALAA, from the coding sequence GTGCCCGTTGTTCGTCCCCCGATCGCCCGCCTCGGCGCCGACCCGGGCCGACGCCGAGTGCTCACCGCGCTGCTCGGCGCTCCCCTGCTGGCCACCGGCGGGCTGGCCGGATGCAGCGACGGCGCCGACACCTCGACCCAGGACGGGCCGGTCGAGCTGTCGGTCTTCTGGTGGGGCGGGACGAAGCGGGCCGAGTTGACGGAGAAGGCCCTCCGGCTGTATTCGGAGCGCAACCCGCGGATCAGCTTCCGGGTCACCTGGCAGGGCGCCGACGGCTACTACGAGCGGCTGGCCACCCAGGCCGCCGCCGGCAACATTCCGGACCTGATCCAACTCGACGACGCCATGCTCACCGAGTACGCCGAACGCCAGATCGCCCTCGACCTCACCGACCAGATCGCCGACCACCGGTTGGACCTGCGTGGCCTGCCGGAGGGTCTGATCCGCTACGGCACCGTGGACGGGCGGACGATGGCGGTGGCCGCCGGGCAGACCCTCGCGGCAGTGGTCTTCAACCGTGACCTGTTGCGTGAGCTGCGGGTGCCCGAGCCGCGCGCCGGGATGTCCTGGGTGGACTACATCGCCTGGGCGCAGCAGGTCACCGAGGCCAGCGATGGCCAGGTGGCCGGCACGATGGACGCGTCGGGCGACTACCGTGCCCTCTGGCTCTGGCTCCGGTCCCAGGGCAGCGATTTCTACCGGGGGCGGCAGCTCGGCTTCGGCGCCGAGGAGCTGATCGCCTGGTTCGAGCTGTGGCAGCGCGCCCGCACCGGGCGGGCCACACCGGGCGCGGCCCTCGTCGAGCAGGCCGACAGCGGGGAGCCGGCCCGACAGTTGGTGGTCACCGGGTTGACCGCCGCGTCCTTCGCCTGGTCCCACCAGTTGCCGGAGCTGCAACGACTCACCGATTCCGAGCTGGGTGTGGTGGGTTTCCCCGGCCCGCCGGGTGCCCAGTGGGCACGGGCGTCGATGTACTGGGCCGGATTCCGGGGCACCCGCCACCCGGACACGGTGGCCGACGTGATCAACTTTCTGACCACGAACGGCGAGGCGGGCACCATCCTCGGCCACGAGCGGGGCCTCAACGCCAGTCTCGCCGTCCGCCGCTACACCGAGGGCAGCATCACCGACCCGGCTCAGCAGCGCGCCGCCGCGTTCGGCGCCAGCATCGCCGGCCAACTGGGGCCGGCCCCCGCGCCACCGCCGAAGGGCCACGCCAAGGTGCGTTCCCTGCTCGTCACGGCTGCGGAGAGCCTCCGCGCCAGGCGTACCGGCACACGGGCGGCTACCGCACGCTTCCTCGCCCAGGCCAACGCCGCCCTGGCAGCCTGA
- a CDS encoding helix-turn-helix domain-containing protein, with protein sequence MLRESVFRSEDWPAEERFDAWRERMDNTHAPLRLESEQAADFHACQRLIDLGAVSMWPARFEQLIFLRTPRLIRQSDPEVYHLSLLREGAARVSWGRRENAYRAGDFHLNDSSRPYEIWTNHGWASSVGVEIPRALLPLPQRIVDRAIGRHLSSRSGPGRLLSQFLTQLAADTSLYGPSDGRRLGTVLVDLVSAMLAHAVEADEEQSPEARTRVLTLRVKEFIQQNLHDPELAPPQIAARHHISRGYLHRLFQRENETVASYIRRKRLEGAHRDLANPAFAETPIHLVAVRWGFPRAAEFARAFRSAYGIPPSEHRRSADVSRTRRA encoded by the coding sequence ATGTTGCGCGAGTCCGTGTTCCGCAGCGAGGACTGGCCGGCCGAGGAGCGGTTCGACGCCTGGCGCGAACGGATGGACAACACGCACGCGCCGCTGCGGCTGGAGAGCGAACAGGCCGCCGATTTCCACGCGTGCCAGCGGCTGATCGATCTCGGGGCGGTGTCGATGTGGCCGGCCCGCTTCGAACAATTGATCTTCCTGCGGACGCCGCGGCTGATCCGGCAGTCCGACCCCGAGGTCTATCACCTCTCGCTCCTGCGCGAAGGCGCGGCCAGGGTGTCCTGGGGTAGGCGGGAGAATGCGTACCGGGCAGGTGATTTTCACCTGAACGACTCATCTCGGCCGTACGAGATCTGGACGAATCACGGCTGGGCCTCGTCCGTGGGCGTGGAGATTCCCAGAGCGCTGCTACCCCTGCCGCAGCGCATCGTTGACCGAGCCATCGGCCGGCACCTGTCGAGCCGGTCGGGCCCGGGACGTCTGCTGTCGCAGTTCCTCACCCAGTTGGCCGCCGACACCAGCCTCTACGGCCCCTCGGACGGGCGCCGGCTGGGCACCGTACTGGTCGACCTGGTGTCCGCCATGCTGGCGCACGCGGTCGAGGCGGACGAGGAGCAGTCGCCGGAGGCCCGAACGCGTGTGTTGACGCTGCGTGTCAAGGAGTTCATCCAGCAGAACCTGCACGACCCGGAACTGGCGCCGCCACAGATCGCGGCTCGACACCACATCTCACGCGGCTACCTGCATCGTCTCTTCCAAAGAGAGAATGAGACGGTTGCCTCCTACATCCGCCGCAAACGGCTGGAGGGGGCACATCGGGACCTCGCCAATCCGGCCTTCGCGGAAACACCCATTCACCTGGTGGCCGTCCGCTGGGGATTTCCGCGGGCCGCCGAGTTCGCGCGCGCATTCCGCTCGGCGTACGGCATTCCGCCCTCGGAGCACCGTCGCAGCGCGGACGTGAGCCGGACCCGCCGGGCCTGA